In one Diabrotica virgifera virgifera chromosome 7, PGI_DIABVI_V3a genomic region, the following are encoded:
- the LOC114334007 gene encoding ATP-binding cassette sub-family B member 6 isoform X2: protein MQGTVEKMVFRWDWVVVYVGLKFLQGGGTGGMGLLNNLRSFLWLKVQQYTTREVEVELFRHLHSLSLKWHLGRKTGEVLRVMDRGTDSINNLLNFLIFSILPTIVDITIAVIYFVSAFNVWFGLIVFTTMVLYIVLTIIITEWRTKYRRRMITAENETRTRSVDSLLNFETVKYYGTEKFEVQAFREAVLKFQVEEFKSNVTSNILSTVQNIIVCSGLLAGSLLCVYMIVEPHTLQPGDYVLFATYIVQLYIPLNMFGNYYSMIQRNFVNMENMFDLLRQEQEVVDPPDANDIVVSRGGVEFKDVTFRYLPEKVVLRNISFSVPSGKTVALVGPSGSGKSTIIRLLFRFYDVESGLIVIDGQHINTVTQESLRRSIGVVPQDTVLFNNTIKYNIQYGRLTASDADVIEAARGADIHDKILTFPESYETNVGERGLRLSGGEKQRVAIARTLLKAPNIILLDEATSALDTQTERNIQESLNRMCTNKTTIIVAHRLSTIIHADEILVLQEGSIVERGKHEDLITQGGIYASMWEQQLQNKDKEPAENKPESSEPKKRPPKRR from the exons GTGGAACTATTTAGACACTTGCATAGTCTTTCATTGAAATGGCATCTTGGTCGAAAAACAGGTGAAGTTTTGAGAGTAATGGATAGAGGAACAGACAGTATTAACAACTTATTAAACTTTCTCATATTCTCCATTTTGCCGACTATAGTAGATATAACGATAGCTGTCATTTACTTTGTGTCAGCCTTCAACGTATGGTTCGGGCTAATCGTTTTTACTACGATGGTATTATACATTg TACttacaattataattactgaatgGAGAACAAAGTATCGACGTCGCATGATCACGGCAGAAAATGAAACTAGAACGAGAAGTGTTGACTCTTTGCTTAATTTTGAAACTGTTAAATATTACGGTACAGAAAAATTTGAGGTACAAGCGTTTAGAGAAGCCGTTCTCAAATTTCAA GTAGAAGAGTTTAAGTCAAACGTTACATCAAATATTTTAAGTACTGTACAGAACATTATAGTATGCAGTGGACTGTTGGCAGGAAGTTTATTGTGTGTATACATGATAGTGGAACCTCACACTCTACAACCCGGAGATTACGTATTATTTGCAACCTATATAGTTCAACTTTACATACCTCTTAACATGTTTGGTAATTACTACAG taTGATTCAAAGGAATTTTGTGAACATGGAAAATATGTTCGACCTTCTTAGACAAGAACAGGAAGTTGTTGATCCTCCAGACGCTAATGATATAGTTGTTTCAAGAGGTGGTGTTGAATTTAAAGACGTTACCTTCAGATATCTCCCTGAAAAAGTGGTTTTAAGAAATATTTCGTTTTCTGTCCCATCTGGCAAAACGGTAGCATTG GTGGGTCCATCAGGAAGTGGTAAGAGTACAATTATAAGACTTCTGTTCAGATTCTATGATGTAGAGTCAGGACTAATAGTAATAGACGGACAGCATATTAATACTGTTACTCAAGAGTCATTAAGAAGGTCTATCGGTGTGGTACCACAGGACACAGTACTATTTAATAATACTATAAA ATACAATATACAGTACGGACGACTAACAGCGTCCGATGCCGATGTAATCGAAGCCGCTAGAGGCGCTGACATACACGATAAAATTCTCACGTTCCCAGAATCATATGAAACAAATGTTGGAGAGAGAGGACTTAGACTTAGTGGCGGTGAAAAACAGAGAGTAGCCATAGCAAGAACATTATTAAAAGCACCAAATATAATCTTATTAGACGAAGCTACAAGTGCCTTAGATacacaaactgaaagaaatataCAG GAATCTCTGAATAGAATGTGTACAAATAAAACTACAATCATAGTAGCACACAGGTTATCTACCATTATCCACGCAGATGAGATATTAGTTTTACAAGAAGGAAGCATCGTGGAGCGAGGAAAGCACGAAGATTTAATAACACAAGGCGGAATATATGCAAGTATGTGGGAACAACAGCTACAAAATAAAGACAAAGAGCCTGCAGAAAATAAACCAGAAAGTTCTGAACCTAAAAAACGGCCGCCTAAAAGAAGATAA